In Bacillus cytotoxicus NVH 391-98, the following are encoded in one genomic region:
- the glgA gene encoding glycogen synthase GlgA codes for MNILFAVSECVPFIKSGGLADVAGALPKELKKLGVNVRIMLPNYSLIPANLRESFKLHKVIHVPLGWRNQYCGILKGEQDGITYYLIDNEYYFKRDSLYGHYDDGERFSFFSKAILESIPYLDFEVDLIHSHDWHTAMVNFLLHEKYKDNPLYEKIKTVYTIHNLQFQGVFPREVIHDLLELGDEYFNSEQLEFYGNINFMKGGIIAADHITTVSSTYKEEIQYEFFGEKLDGLLRKYNDKLSGIVNGIDTSVYNPRLDSYITATYDVDTLYAKRENKWALQHYFGLPEKENTPIISMVTRLTKQKGLDLVRAVFQEIMQEDVQCIILGSGDSEYEQFFEWMAYEYSEKVKVYIGFNEELAHQVYAGSDLFLMPSLFEPCGLGQLIALTYGVIPIVRETGGLNDTVKSYHVETKSGNGFTFTNFNAHDMLYTVRRALRYYEDPAVWNQLVKQAMTEDHSWKTSALAYKDLYNRLLKLS; via the coding sequence GTGAATATTTTATTTGCAGTATCAGAATGTGTACCGTTTATTAAATCGGGAGGATTAGCAGATGTTGCAGGGGCGCTCCCAAAAGAATTAAAGAAGCTTGGAGTAAATGTTCGGATTATGCTTCCAAATTATAGTCTCATCCCTGCAAACTTGCGAGAATCTTTCAAACTTCATAAAGTGATTCATGTGCCGCTTGGATGGCGAAATCAATATTGCGGTATTTTAAAAGGGGAACAAGACGGGATTACGTATTATTTAATCGATAACGAATACTATTTTAAAAGAGATTCTCTCTATGGACATTACGATGATGGAGAGCGATTTTCTTTCTTTTCAAAAGCCATATTAGAAAGTATTCCATATCTTGATTTTGAAGTAGATCTTATTCATAGTCATGATTGGCATACTGCGATGGTCAATTTTTTACTTCATGAAAAATATAAAGATAACCCGTTATATGAAAAAATCAAAACAGTGTATACCATTCATAACTTACAATTCCAAGGGGTGTTTCCGCGGGAAGTGATACATGATTTATTAGAGCTTGGTGATGAATATTTCAATAGTGAACAGCTTGAGTTTTATGGGAATATTAATTTTATGAAAGGCGGCATTATTGCAGCGGACCATATTACAACAGTTAGTTCGACGTATAAGGAAGAGATTCAATATGAATTTTTTGGTGAAAAGTTAGATGGTTTATTGCGTAAATATAATGATAAATTAAGCGGCATTGTAAATGGAATTGATACGAGTGTATATAATCCACGTCTAGATTCTTATATTACAGCCACATATGATGTGGATACTTTATATGCCAAACGGGAAAATAAATGGGCATTACAGCATTATTTCGGTTTACCAGAAAAAGAGAATACACCGATTATTTCAATGGTAACACGTCTGACAAAGCAAAAAGGTCTGGATTTAGTACGCGCTGTTTTTCAAGAAATCATGCAAGAAGATGTGCAGTGTATTATTTTAGGATCAGGAGATTCAGAATATGAGCAATTTTTTGAGTGGATGGCGTATGAATATTCAGAAAAGGTAAAGGTGTATATCGGATTTAATGAAGAATTAGCACATCAAGTATATGCAGGCAGTGATTTATTTTTAATGCCTTCGTTATTCGAACCATGTGGACTTGGACAACTTATTGCATTGACATATGGTGTTATTCCAATTGTGCGGGAGACGGGGGGATTAAATGATACTGTAAAGTCGTATCATGTGGAGACGAAATCTGGGAATGGTTTTACGTTTACAAACTTTAATGCACATGACATGTTGTATACAGTGAGGCGTGCACTGCGGTACTACGAGGATCCAGCAGTATGGAATCAGCTTGTTAAGCAAGCGATGACAGAAGACCATAGCTGGAAAACATCAGCTCTTGCCTATAAGGATTTATATAATCGTTTGCTGAAACTTTCTTAG
- a CDS encoding L-lactate dehydrogenase: MKKGINRVVLVGTGAVGCSYAYSMINQGVAEEFVLVDVNEAKAEGEAMDLSHAVPFAPSPTKIWKGSYEDCKDADIVCITAGLPQKPGETRLDLVEKNAKIFKQIVRSIMDTGFDGIFLIATNPVDILTYVTWKESGLPKERVIGSGTTLDSARFRYMLGDYFDVDPRNVHAYIIGEHGDTELPVWSHATIGVQKIEKIMSDNKEKYSQKDLEDIFVNVRDAAYHIIERKGATYYGIGMSLLRVTKAILNNENSVLTVSAYLEGQYGEKDAYVGVPAIINRQGVREIVELELNEEEKAKFAHSVKVLKETMAPVL, translated from the coding sequence ATGAAAAAAGGCATTAATCGTGTAGTATTAGTAGGAACAGGAGCTGTAGGTTGTAGTTACGCTTATTCCATGATTAACCAAGGTGTAGCTGAAGAATTCGTGCTTGTAGATGTGAATGAAGCAAAGGCAGAAGGAGAAGCGATGGACTTAAGCCATGCGGTACCATTTGCTCCATCACCAACAAAGATTTGGAAAGGTAGCTATGAAGATTGTAAGGATGCTGACATTGTCTGTATCACAGCTGGATTACCACAAAAACCAGGTGAAACTCGTTTAGATTTAGTGGAGAAAAATGCAAAAATCTTTAAGCAAATTGTTCGTAGTATTATGGATACTGGTTTCGATGGGATTTTCTTAATCGCAACTAACCCAGTTGATATTTTAACTTATGTAACTTGGAAAGAATCTGGATTACCAAAAGAGCGTGTAATTGGTTCTGGTACAACTCTTGACTCTGCTCGTTTCCGCTACATGTTGGGTGATTACTTCGATGTGGATCCACGCAATGTTCATGCATATATCATTGGGGAACATGGTGATACTGAACTTCCAGTTTGGAGTCATGCGACAATAGGTGTTCAAAAAATTGAAAAAATTATGTCTGATAACAAAGAAAAATACAGCCAAAAAGATTTAGAAGATATCTTTGTCAATGTTCGTGATGCTGCTTATCATATCATCGAGCGTAAAGGCGCAACTTACTATGGAATCGGTATGTCACTACTTCGTGTAACAAAAGCAATTTTAAACAACGAGAACAGCGTATTAACTGTATCTGCATACCTTGAAGGCCAATATGGTGAGAAAGATGCTTATGTAGGTGTTCCTGCTATTATTAATCGTCAAGGTGTACGTGAAATTGTTGAGCTCGAGTTGAATGAAGAAGAAAAAGCAAAATTCGCTCATTCTGTAAAAGTATTGAAAGAAACAATGGCACCAGTATTATAA
- a CDS encoding glucose-6-phosphate isomerase, whose product MSTHVTFDYSKALSFISEHELTYLRDAVKVSHHAIHEKTGAGNDFLGWVDLPLAYDKEEFIRIQKCAEKIKNDSDILLVIGIGGSYLGARAAIEMLNHSFYNMLSKEQRKTPQVLFVGQNISSTYMKDLMDVLEGKDFSINVISKSGTTTEPAIAFRLFRKLLEDKYGKEEARKRIYATTDKARGALKTLADEEGYETFVIPDDVGGRFSVLTPVGLLPIAVSGLSIEEMMQGAAAGCNDFAKSELEENPAYQYAVVRNALYNKGKTIEMLVNYEPALQYFAEWWKQLFGESEGKDQKGIFPSSANFSTDLHSLGQYIQEGRRDLFETVLKVGKPTHELTIELDESDLDGLNYLAGKTVDFVNTKAYEGTLLAHSDGGVPNLIVNIPELNEYTFGYLVYFFEKACAMSGYLLGVNPFDQPGVEAYKKNMFALLGKPGFEELKAELEERLK is encoded by the coding sequence ATGAGCACACATGTAACGTTCGATTACTCTAAAGCATTATCGTTCATCAGTGAACACGAATTAACTTATTTACGTGATGCAGTAAAGGTATCACATCATGCAATCCATGAAAAAACTGGGGCTGGGAACGATTTCCTTGGATGGGTAGACCTTCCCCTTGCATATGATAAAGAAGAATTTATTCGCATTCAAAAATGTGCTGAAAAAATTAAAAATGACTCTGACATTTTACTTGTTATCGGTATTGGTGGCTCTTACTTAGGAGCACGTGCAGCAATTGAAATGTTAAACCATTCTTTCTACAATATGCTTTCTAAAGAACAACGTAAAACTCCACAAGTGCTATTTGTTGGACAAAACATTAGCTCCACTTATATGAAAGATTTAATGGATGTACTAGAAGGCAAAGACTTCTCTATTAACGTAATTTCCAAATCAGGTACAACAACAGAACCTGCAATCGCATTCCGTTTATTCCGTAAATTATTAGAAGACAAATACGGAAAAGAAGAAGCGCGTAAACGTATTTATGCAACGACAGATAAGGCGCGTGGCGCTTTAAAAACATTAGCTGACGAAGAAGGTTACGAAACATTCGTAATTCCAGATGATGTTGGTGGACGCTTCTCTGTATTAACGCCAGTTGGATTATTGCCAATTGCTGTTAGTGGTTTAAGCATTGAAGAAATGATGCAAGGGGCAGCGGCTGGTTGCAATGATTTTGCAAAATCAGAACTGGAAGAAAATCCAGCTTATCAATATGCGGTTGTACGAAATGCGTTATATAACAAAGGGAAAACGATTGAAATGCTTGTTAACTATGAACCAGCACTTCAATATTTCGCTGAGTGGTGGAAACAACTATTTGGTGAAAGTGAAGGGAAAGATCAAAAAGGTATTTTCCCATCTTCAGCAAATTTCTCTACCGACTTACACTCATTAGGTCAATACATCCAAGAAGGACGTCGTGACTTATTTGAAACAGTTCTAAAAGTAGGTAAACCTACACATGAACTAACAATTGAATTAGATGAGAGCGATTTAGACGGTTTAAACTATCTTGCTGGGAAAACGGTGGACTTCGTAAATACAAAAGCGTACGAAGGTACATTATTAGCACATAGTGATGGCGGCGTGCCAAACTTAATCGTTAATATTCCAGAATTAAATGAGTATACATTCGGTTACCTTGTATATTTCTTCGAAAAAGCATGTGCGATGAGTGGCTATCTATTAGGTGTAAATCCATTTGATCAACCAGGTGTCGAAGCATATAAGAAAAACATGTTTGCTTTACTTGGAAAACCAGGATTCGAAGAACTAAAAGCAGAATTGGAAGAGCGTTTAAAATAA
- a CDS encoding MgtC/SapB family protein has translation MEYTDLLLKLGLSAVLGFAIGLERELKRKPLGLKTCLVISIISCLLTIVSIKAAYNLPHTNHLNMDPLRLAAQIVSGIGFLGAGVILRRGNDSIAGLTTAAMIWGASGIGIAVGAGFYIEAVFGMFFLMISVELIPLTMQFLGPRSLRQRDIAVKLVVRNMNNISTVIEEIKAMDIKVKNMKLKTLENSSHLLHLKLSVDQKTHTTDVYYTLQHLDSVQQTEVESI, from the coding sequence ATGGAATATACAGATTTATTACTAAAGCTCGGCCTATCCGCTGTATTAGGATTTGCAATTGGCCTAGAACGAGAACTAAAAAGAAAACCACTCGGATTAAAAACTTGCTTGGTTATTTCTATTATTAGCTGTCTTCTTACCATCGTTTCCATTAAGGCTGCTTATAATTTACCTCATACGAATCATCTCAATATGGATCCATTGCGGCTTGCTGCTCAAATTGTTTCAGGAATTGGTTTTTTAGGTGCTGGCGTTATTTTACGAAGAGGAAATGACAGCATTGCAGGATTGACTACTGCCGCCATGATTTGGGGAGCTTCTGGTATTGGAATTGCAGTTGGAGCTGGTTTTTATATCGAAGCAGTTTTCGGCATGTTTTTTCTTATGATAAGTGTAGAATTAATTCCTTTAACAATGCAATTTCTAGGACCCAGGTCATTACGACAACGAGATATCGCTGTTAAACTTGTTGTGCGCAATATGAATAATATTTCAACTGTTATCGAAGAAATTAAAGCTATGGATATAAAAGTAAAGAATATGAAACTGAAAACATTAGAAAATAGCTCACACCTGTTACATTTAAAACTATCCGTAGATCAAAAAACACATACAACCGATGTTTACTACACCTTACAACACCTCGATAGTGTCCAACAAACAGAAGTTGAAAGTATTTAA
- a CDS encoding YugN-like family protein, giving the protein MIPIQSDLEGRLYALYQLEETLKPLGYNIGGNWEYDKGCFDYKLDEEDGYQFLRLPFTAVEGELDVPGVVVRLGTPYLLSHVYQDELDDQVNMFAAGTSGLDQFAEPKDADGHIKRKYIEIGKAFVQEIERHLINDE; this is encoded by the coding sequence ATGATTCCGATTCAATCCGATTTAGAAGGTCGTCTATATGCTCTTTATCAACTAGAGGAAACGTTAAAGCCGCTTGGCTACAATATAGGTGGAAATTGGGAGTATGATAAAGGATGCTTTGATTACAAACTGGATGAAGAAGATGGATATCAATTTTTAAGATTGCCATTTACAGCTGTGGAAGGAGAGCTTGATGTTCCAGGTGTGGTCGTTCGTCTTGGAACACCTTATCTTCTTTCGCATGTGTATCAAGACGAACTAGATGATCAAGTAAACATGTTTGCAGCTGGAACAAGCGGACTAGATCAATTTGCAGAACCGAAAGATGCTGATGGGCATATAAAAAGAAAGTATATAGAGATTGGTAAAGCATTCGTGCAAGAAATAGAAAGACATCTTATCAATGATGAATGA
- a CDS encoding potassium channel family protein — translation MKPPANLIDTFRDSIIFRLICFIVILTTVFGFIIYKLEPTYFSTWLDGIWWSLVTIFTVGYGDYVPHTPIGKIVGMLLILLGTGFCSYFMILFATEMMNKQYMKITGEEAASSNGHMIIVGWNERAKQVVSQMSTLNPNLDIVLVDETLSLLPKPFHHLEFIKGCPHHDETLLKANIKTAHTILITADKEKNETLADTQSILNILTAKGLNPHIHCIAELLTSEQIQNATRAGATEIIEGNKLTSYVFTASLLFPSISGVLFTLYNELSESKLQLMQVPPSYVGKTFEGCSNFLLKQNILLLGVKRDEQFHINPVRTLVILKSDILIVIHH, via the coding sequence TTGAAACCACCAGCAAACCTAATAGACACCTTTCGTGATTCTATTATTTTTCGATTAATTTGTTTTATTGTTATACTCACTACAGTTTTTGGCTTTATCATATATAAACTAGAGCCTACATATTTTTCTACATGGTTAGATGGTATATGGTGGTCTCTCGTTACAATTTTTACTGTTGGTTACGGTGACTATGTCCCTCATACACCTATAGGAAAAATAGTCGGTATGCTTTTAATTTTATTAGGGACAGGCTTTTGCTCTTATTTTATGATCTTATTCGCTACAGAAATGATGAATAAGCAATATATGAAGATCACAGGAGAGGAGGCAGCTTCTTCTAATGGTCATATGATTATTGTAGGTTGGAATGAAAGAGCAAAACAAGTTGTAAGTCAAATGTCTACATTAAATCCAAATCTGGATATTGTCTTAGTAGATGAAACACTTTCCTTGCTCCCAAAGCCATTCCATCATCTAGAATTTATTAAAGGATGCCCACATCACGATGAAACTTTGTTAAAAGCCAACATAAAAACAGCACATACCATTTTAATCACAGCAGATAAAGAAAAAAATGAAACTTTAGCGGATACGCAATCTATTTTAAACATTTTAACCGCAAAAGGATTAAATCCACATATTCATTGCATTGCTGAACTCTTAACCTCAGAACAAATTCAAAATGCAACAAGAGCAGGAGCGACGGAAATTATAGAAGGAAACAAGTTAACCAGCTATGTTTTTACTGCTTCTCTTTTATTCCCGTCTATTTCAGGTGTATTGTTCACGCTCTATAACGAGCTCTCAGAAAGTAAATTACAGTTAATGCAGGTGCCACCATCATATGTTGGAAAAACATTTGAAGGATGTAGTAATTTCCTTTTAAAACAAAATATTCTGTTGCTGGGTGTAAAACGCGATGAACAATTTCATATTAACCCTGTTCGCACATTAGTAATTCTTAAAAGTGATATTTTGATTGTCATTCATCATTGA
- a CDS encoding glucose-1-phosphate adenylyltransferase: MVKKQNCVAMLLAGGKGSRLSALTKNLAKPAVPFGGKYRIIDFTLSNCSNSGIETVGILTQYQPLELHNYIGIGNAWDLDRVNGGVTVLPPYAEASGVKWYTGTASAIYQNMNFLRQYNPEYVLILSGDHIYKMDYSKMLDYHIAKEADVSISVIEVPWDEASRFGIMNTNEEMEIVEFEEKPQFPKSNLASMGIYIFNWAILKEYLEMDARNPDSSNDFGKDVLPLLLDEGKKLIAYPFQGYWKDVGTVKSLWEANMDLLRDESLLQLNDHEWRVYSVNPNEPPQFISETAKVEESLINEGCIIEGEVRHSVLFQGVTVDEGSKVIDSVVMPGAHIGKNVVIEKAIVGPGMVIEDGEVIRSEKNTDDVVLIAEGI; the protein is encoded by the coding sequence ATGGTAAAAAAGCAGAATTGCGTAGCAATGCTACTAGCCGGAGGAAAAGGTAGTCGCTTAAGTGCATTAACAAAAAACTTAGCGAAGCCAGCTGTTCCTTTTGGTGGTAAGTATAGAATTATTGACTTTACATTAAGTAATTGCTCCAACTCTGGAATTGAAACAGTGGGGATTTTGACGCAATATCAACCATTAGAGCTTCATAATTATATAGGGATTGGAAATGCATGGGACTTAGATCGAGTGAATGGCGGAGTAACGGTTTTGCCTCCATACGCAGAAGCGTCTGGAGTGAAATGGTATACGGGCACAGCGAGTGCCATTTATCAAAATATGAATTTTTTACGGCAATATAATCCTGAATATGTCTTGATTTTATCTGGAGATCATATTTATAAGATGGATTATAGCAAAATGCTAGATTACCATATTGCGAAAGAAGCGGATGTTTCGATTTCTGTTATTGAAGTGCCATGGGATGAAGCAAGTCGTTTCGGTATTATGAATACAAATGAAGAGATGGAAATTGTCGAGTTTGAAGAAAAACCACAATTTCCGAAAAGCAATTTAGCTTCAATGGGTATTTATATTTTTAATTGGGCCATTTTAAAAGAGTATTTAGAGATGGATGCACGAAACCCGGACTCTAGTAATGATTTCGGAAAAGACGTACTGCCACTTTTATTAGATGAAGGGAAAAAATTAATTGCGTATCCATTTCAAGGATATTGGAAGGATGTTGGTACAGTAAAGAGCTTATGGGAAGCAAATATGGACTTACTTCGTGATGAGTCTTTATTACAGTTAAATGATCATGAATGGCGCGTGTATTCTGTTAATCCAAATGAACCACCGCAGTTCATTTCTGAGACAGCCAAAGTAGAAGAATCACTGATTAATGAAGGATGTATTATTGAGGGAGAAGTGAGGCATTCTGTGCTTTTTCAAGGTGTAACAGTAGATGAAGGAAGTAAAGTGATTGATTCAGTTGTGATGCCCGGGGCTCATATCGGTAAAAATGTTGTCATTGAAAAAGCAATTGTTGGGCCCGGTATGGTCATTGAAGATGGAGAGGTGATTCGATCAGAGAAAAATACCGACGATGTTGTATTGATTGCAGAAGGAATATAG
- the yugI gene encoding S1 domain-containing post-transcriptional regulator GSP13, whose translation MSEQYTTGVIVKGKVTGIQDYGAFVALDDETQGLVHISEITNGYVKDVHDYLKIGDTVEVKVLSVDEEHKKMSLSLKAAKRKQGKVLVPNPSAKGFHTLREKLTEWIEESDITK comes from the coding sequence ATGTCAGAACAATATACAACAGGAGTGATTGTAAAAGGGAAAGTGACTGGAATTCAAGATTACGGCGCATTTGTAGCATTGGATGATGAAACGCAAGGTCTTGTGCATATATCTGAAATTACAAATGGGTATGTAAAAGATGTTCATGATTATTTAAAAATCGGAGATACAGTAGAAGTAAAGGTACTTTCCGTTGATGAAGAGCACAAAAAGATGAGTTTATCATTAAAAGCAGCAAAAAGAAAACAAGGGAAAGTTCTTGTGCCCAATCCATCCGCAAAAGGATTTCATACATTGCGTGAGAAGTTAACAGAGTGGATAGAAGAATCGGACATAACAAAGTAA
- a CDS encoding DUF378 domain-containing protein: MSTLQRIALVFTVIGAVNWGLIGFFQFDLVAAIFGGQNSALARIIYGIVGISGLINLGLLFKPSENLGTHPETHEIR; the protein is encoded by the coding sequence ATGAGTACTTTACAACGAATCGCCTTAGTATTCACTGTAATCGGTGCCGTCAACTGGGGACTTATTGGATTTTTTCAATTTGACTTAGTAGCAGCTATTTTTGGCGGACAAAACTCTGCTCTCGCAAGAATTATTTATGGCATTGTCGGTATTTCTGGGCTCATTAATCTCGGGTTATTATTTAAACCATCTGAAAATCTAGGTACACACCCAGAAACGCATGAAATTCGATAA
- the glgB gene encoding 1,4-alpha-glucan branching protein GlgB — MRAIHCLEERLEQFHTEKCYESYQIFGAHLAVENGVHGVRFTVWAPRAKNLSVVGDFNEWNEKQHRMQKVTEAGIWSLFIPQIEEKEIYKYAIETINGEVILKADPYATYAEVRPNTASVILDIEGYEWNDKNWFRKKKKKSVYKEAMAIYELHFGSWKKKEDGSLYSYREMAEELIPYMANHHFTHIEIMPLVEHPYDRSWGYQGTGYYAVTSRFGTPHDFMYFVDECHKYGIGVILDWVPGHFCKDAHGLYLFDGTPTYEYRDLDVQENRVWGTANFDLGKREVRNFLISNALFWMKYYHIDGFRVDAVANMLYWEKEGKAQSNEYAVSFLRELNEAVFAEDGEFLMTAEDSTAWPLVTAPTYEGGLGFNYKWNMGWMNDVLKYMECAPEYRKYIHEKMTFSLLYAYSENFILPLSHDEVVHGKKSLLNKMPGNYWEKFAQLRLLYGYFFTHPGKKLLFMGGEFGQFDEWKDLEDLDWNLHEFEMHRHMHDYFKELIALYKRSKPLWQLDYSHEGFQWIDADNKEQSIFSFIRKGDREDDVLIVICNFTSIVYEKYKVGVPEFQYYNEILNSDAIAYGGSGRINKKRLKSISQPYHNQTAHVEITIPPFGVSILRPVKMRKGSKKQDGKKAELRSNATSRRKR; from the coding sequence TTGCGTGCCATACATTGTTTAGAAGAAAGGTTAGAACAATTTCATACAGAGAAATGTTATGAGAGCTATCAAATATTTGGAGCACATCTTGCAGTAGAAAATGGAGTGCATGGTGTACGTTTTACTGTATGGGCTCCTCGTGCTAAAAATCTAAGTGTTGTTGGAGATTTTAATGAATGGAATGAAAAGCAACATAGGATGCAAAAAGTGACAGAAGCGGGGATTTGGTCGCTATTTATTCCTCAAATAGAAGAAAAAGAAATATATAAATATGCTATTGAGACCATCAATGGCGAAGTGATTTTGAAAGCAGATCCTTATGCAACATATGCAGAAGTAAGACCAAATACGGCATCTGTTATTTTGGATATAGAGGGATACGAATGGAATGATAAAAATTGGTTTCGTAAAAAGAAAAAAAAGTCAGTTTATAAAGAAGCAATGGCAATTTATGAATTGCATTTTGGATCATGGAAAAAGAAAGAAGATGGTTCTTTATACTCATATCGTGAAATGGCAGAGGAATTGATTCCTTATATGGCAAATCATCATTTTACTCATATTGAGATTATGCCGCTTGTTGAGCATCCATATGATCGGTCATGGGGATATCAAGGGACGGGATACTATGCAGTGACAAGTCGTTTCGGCACGCCGCATGATTTTATGTATTTTGTCGATGAATGTCATAAATATGGAATCGGTGTCATTTTAGATTGGGTACCAGGGCATTTTTGCAAAGATGCTCATGGCTTATATTTATTCGATGGAACACCAACCTATGAATATAGAGATTTAGATGTACAAGAAAATCGTGTTTGGGGAACGGCAAACTTTGATTTAGGAAAGCGAGAGGTAAGGAATTTTTTAATTTCAAATGCACTATTTTGGATGAAATATTATCATATTGATGGTTTTCGTGTTGATGCAGTTGCGAATATGCTGTATTGGGAGAAAGAGGGGAAAGCACAGAGTAATGAATATGCAGTTTCTTTTTTGCGTGAATTAAATGAAGCAGTATTTGCAGAAGATGGCGAATTTCTAATGACTGCTGAAGATTCAACAGCTTGGCCTCTTGTAACTGCTCCAACTTATGAAGGGGGATTAGGATTTAATTATAAGTGGAATATGGGTTGGATGAATGATGTTTTGAAATATATGGAGTGTGCTCCAGAGTATCGAAAATATATTCATGAAAAAATGACATTTTCTTTATTATATGCTTACTCAGAAAATTTTATTTTACCTCTTTCACATGATGAGGTCGTTCATGGAAAGAAATCATTGCTGAACAAAATGCCAGGAAACTATTGGGAGAAGTTTGCACAGCTTCGCTTATTATATGGATATTTCTTTACACATCCAGGAAAGAAATTATTGTTTATGGGAGGCGAATTTGGACAATTTGATGAGTGGAAAGATCTTGAAGATTTAGATTGGAATTTACATGAATTTGAAATGCATCGTCATATGCATGATTACTTTAAAGAACTCATAGCATTGTATAAGCGTTCTAAACCACTTTGGCAGCTCGATTATTCTCATGAAGGATTCCAATGGATTGATGCTGATAATAAAGAGCAAAGTATTTTCTCGTTTATTCGTAAAGGAGATAGAGAAGATGATGTTCTGATTGTGATATGCAATTTTACTAGCATTGTGTATGAAAAGTATAAGGTTGGCGTACCAGAGTTTCAATATTATAACGAGATTTTAAATAGTGACGCGATAGCATATGGTGGTTCAGGAAGAATAAATAAAAAGCGTTTAAAAAGCATTTCACAGCCATATCATAATCAAACTGCTCATGTAGAAATTACAATTCCACCATTTGGCGTATCTATTTTAAGACCAGTGAAAATGAGAAAGGGGAGCAAAAAACAAGATGGTAAAAAAGCAGAATTGCGTAGCAATGCTACTAGCCGGAGGAAAAGGTAG
- a CDS encoding GlgC family sugar phosphate nucleotidyltransferase yields the protein MGETMLGIINATGSFPSLRNVTGHRSLAALPFGGRYRLIDFMLSNMVHSHIHSVAIFTSHKNRSLMDHLGSGKQWDLDRKRDGLFLFPPNCQCDQEEFGSFAHFRRHIDYFLRSRQEYVVITNSHLVTSFNFQAVLKRHIHIGADITEVCHEGISLQTYVLKKQLLVDLFETYKGKEHYSLFDVVKEKRGKSLYIATYEHTGYVAIIDSIESYYKHSLEILQPAIWKQLFTKEAPIFTKVKDEPPTRYLKGAKVKNTMIANGSMIEGEITNSVVFRSVKIGKGSIIRNSIIMQKSQIGDNCILDGVIIDKDVKIEDGVILTGASGSPLVVEKGQIRSQTMKSYS from the coding sequence ATGGGAGAAACAATGTTAGGAATTATTAATGCAACAGGAAGTTTTCCTTCTTTAAGGAATGTGACAGGACATCGTTCGCTTGCAGCATTACCGTTTGGAGGACGTTATCGTCTGATTGATTTTATGCTTTCTAATATGGTTCATTCCCATATCCATAGTGTAGCGATTTTTACAAGTCATAAAAATCGTTCCTTAATGGATCATCTCGGATCAGGGAAACAATGGGATTTAGATAGAAAACGTGACGGCCTATTTTTATTTCCCCCGAATTGCCAATGTGATCAAGAGGAATTTGGGTCTTTTGCACATTTTCGGAGACATATTGATTATTTTCTGCGCAGTAGACAAGAATATGTGGTGATTACAAATAGTCATCTTGTTACGTCTTTCAATTTTCAAGCAGTGTTAAAGAGGCATATACATATAGGGGCAGATATTACTGAAGTATGCCACGAAGGTATTTCTTTGCAAACTTACGTGCTGAAGAAACAGCTATTAGTAGATTTATTTGAGACATATAAAGGTAAAGAACATTATAGTTTATTTGATGTAGTGAAAGAGAAACGAGGAAAATCATTATATATAGCCACATATGAGCATACCGGATATGTCGCGATCATTGATTCAATTGAAAGTTATTATAAACATAGTTTAGAAATTTTACAGCCTGCTATTTGGAAACAATTATTCACAAAGGAGGCTCCAATCTTTACGAAAGTAAAAGATGAACCGCCAACACGGTATTTAAAGGGAGCGAAAGTGAAAAATACAATGATTGCAAATGGCAGTATGATTGAAGGAGAAATTACGAATAGTGTCGTATTTCGTTCTGTAAAGATTGGAAAAGGTTCAATCATTCGTAATAGTATTATTATGCAAAAGAGTCAGATTGGAGATAACTGTATATTAGATGGGGTTATTATCGATAAGGATGTTAAAATCGAGGATGGTGTAATATTAACAGGGGCGTCTGGTTCTCCACTTGTTGTGGAGAAGGGACAAATAAGAAGTCAAACAATGAAGAGCTATTCGTAA